Proteins from one Bacteroides zhangwenhongii genomic window:
- a CDS encoding RagB/SusD family nutrient uptake outer membrane protein translates to MKTTYKYIKKTLPFVWAGLCLVSCNDFLTEDPKGQLPSEEFFSNKEDLDASLTALYSVIASSQASNNLCGTNFLAGDDISTHPSSNKQPLREHDQFDVKDNNSWLSSMWEQRFKVIKAANFIINNAGRTPDVSEEEIKAAIGQAHYWRAYSYFYLVTTWGKVPIMLEEEINYNAPLQTEEEVYKLILSDLKIAETDCPANYTKEPYARNGINIAVSEGAVKATMAYVYMCMAGWPLNKGTEYYKLAAGKAKEVIDGVENHIYNYALLDEYSQVYSWEYNNKNKELLLGIYYNRNQTNQAAPLTDFLQDMAQGGWGDTNGEIKFWKAFPEGPRKDATYFPKIILSDGELHDWWYDTDPPSREVVAPVFMKTVEGAVRGTEFDYTNPALVNAAGEKTLQLIRLSQVYCWYAEATGRSGEVNTKAIEVLNKVRNRADGQETNFYKETMTPEALAEAAYDEHGWEIAGYYWGGIASRARDMFRMYRYKDHFEYRKENPLIKVAEGIERNEAVPVTGTWDDSKMYAPYPYEDAILNPNLK, encoded by the coding sequence ATGAAAACAACATATAAGTATATCAAAAAGACATTGCCATTCGTTTGGGCGGGTCTATGTCTCGTTTCGTGCAACGACTTCCTGACCGAAGACCCTAAAGGACAGTTACCTTCAGAAGAATTCTTCAGCAACAAAGAAGATCTTGATGCTTCACTGACCGCATTATACTCCGTGATAGCAAGTTCACAGGCCAGCAATAATCTTTGCGGTACTAACTTCCTAGCCGGTGATGATATTTCCACCCACCCTTCCAGCAACAAACAGCCGCTTAGGGAACATGACCAGTTTGATGTGAAAGATAATAATTCATGGCTGTCCAGTATGTGGGAACAGCGTTTCAAAGTAATCAAAGCCGCCAACTTCATTATCAACAATGCTGGACGCACCCCCGACGTATCAGAGGAAGAAATTAAGGCTGCTATCGGACAGGCACATTATTGGAGAGCCTATTCGTATTTCTATCTGGTGACAACGTGGGGAAAAGTACCTATCATGCTGGAAGAGGAAATCAATTACAACGCTCCTTTGCAAACAGAAGAAGAAGTTTATAAATTGATCCTATCCGACCTGAAGATTGCAGAAACAGACTGTCCTGCAAATTACACCAAAGAGCCTTATGCCAGAAACGGAATAAATATCGCCGTAAGTGAAGGAGCAGTGAAAGCGACAATGGCATACGTGTATATGTGCATGGCAGGATGGCCGCTCAACAAAGGAACGGAATATTATAAACTGGCGGCAGGCAAAGCAAAAGAAGTAATCGACGGTGTGGAGAACCACATTTATAATTATGCACTGCTGGATGAATACAGCCAGGTATATTCTTGGGAATATAATAATAAGAATAAAGAGTTACTGCTGGGCATCTACTATAACCGGAACCAGACAAATCAAGCCGCTCCTTTGACCGACTTCCTTCAGGATATGGCGCAAGGCGGATGGGGAGATACCAATGGAGAAATCAAATTCTGGAAAGCTTTTCCGGAAGGACCGCGCAAAGATGCCACTTACTTTCCTAAAATCATATTGAGCGATGGCGAGCTACATGACTGGTGGTATGACACCGATCCACCTTCCCGCGAAGTGGTTGCACCTGTTTTCATGAAAACGGTGGAAGGTGCTGTACGTGGAACGGAGTTCGATTACACCAATCCCGCTCTGGTGAACGCGGCAGGCGAAAAGACGCTCCAACTGATACGGCTGTCGCAGGTATATTGCTGGTATGCCGAAGCAACAGGGCGTTCGGGAGAAGTCAATACAAAAGCCATAGAAGTATTAAATAAGGTACGTAACAGGGCTGACGGTCAAGAAACTAATTTTTATAAGGAAACCATGACACCCGAAGCACTGGCAGAAGCCGCCTACGATGAGCACGGCTGGGAAATAGCCGGATACTATTGGGGAGGCATTGCAAGCAGGGCCAGGGATATGTTCAGGATGTACCGGTACAAAGATCATTTTGAATACCGCAAGGAGAACCCGCTAATAAAAGTAGCGGAGGGTATCGAGAGAAATGAAGCGGTGCCCGTAACGGGTACATGGGATGATAGTAAAATGTACGCTCCCTATCCTTACGAGGATGCGATTTTAAATCCGAACCTAAAGTAA
- a CDS encoding DUF4286 family protein, whose amino-acid sequence MLIYNTTFQVDDDVHDNFLIWIKESYIPEVQKHGALKTPRICRILSHREDGSAYSLQWEVESSGLLHRWHLEQGVRLNDELTKIFKDKVIGFPTLMEVIE is encoded by the coding sequence ATGTTGATTTATAACACCACTTTTCAAGTGGACGATGATGTTCACGATAATTTTTTGATTTGGATAAAAGAATCTTATATTCCCGAAGTACAGAAGCACGGAGCGCTGAAAACGCCACGTATTTGTCGTATACTGAGCCATCGGGAAGATGGGAGCGCCTATTCTTTACAGTGGGAAGTAGAGAGTAGCGGATTGTTGCACCGCTGGCATTTGGAACAAGGGGTGCGATTGAATGACGAACTGACTAAGATATTTAAGGATAAGGTAATCGGATTTCCCACATTGATGGAGGTGATAGAGTGA
- a CDS encoding SusC/RagA family TonB-linked outer membrane protein → MKVTRKSKWLLSILFVFLLPSHLFSQAASMPMEAPTEGEPVTEVQEDETDEGGNRTIKGIIYDEQGETIIGASVLIKGEETTGTTSDMDGKFTLSVPQGATLVISYIGYHPQEIKIRKRTALHVILKEDNQLLEEVVVVGYGTVKKSDLTGSVSGVSTRQFKNQPIKRVENILQGRTPGVEVTATSGVPGAGMKVRVRGTTSINKSSDPLYVIDGIISSSGLDGINPSDIQSMEVLKDASSTAIYGSRGSNGVILITTKGGSEGKASITFDASVGLSTVRKQYDLLNAYEYATALNDIRGSSTISAEDLEAYKNGTKGINWADLITHTGITQDYRLSISGGNAKVKYLISGNMLDQEAVTIRTDYKRYGIRANIDADVKPWLTISAKMNASSLHKHNDGANWFHITNFSPTMEMKDSETGIYNRDPYNIANGSNPYGELMVNYSDSYSYNLNANLTLLFKIMKGLTFSVQGGYDYDHSPSYSFKSKLEAPGAINSMNNTSNMHNYWQNTNNLTWQRQFGDHNVTAMAVWEISRSWDTGLQGTGSNLNNESVGYWNIANAAIRNASNSYTEASLASGIIRANYDYKKRYFITAALRADGSSKFQGNNKWGYFPSAAVAWDIAKEKFMSNQHILEQLKLRGSFGVTGNQDIAAYSTLGMLSGATYGWGTSNAYTGYWGNQFPTPDITWEKTYQYDLGVDLSLGGFNITFDWFKKITKDLLFQKQVPKYNGGGTYWVNQGELKNMGVEFSVNTFPVKGTVTWETGFNAAYVKNEVTDLAGSDFVLTANYSDLGGAMQIMKPGYPMGSFYVYQWKGFDEKGANLYQKADGSLTTSPTSDDLVVKGQASPKWTMGWNNTISWKNWTVNIFFNAATGYNRLNISRYTAASMTGNSRFVTLRDAYFKGWDHVSNKAEAAYPSLTNTESKNYANSDFWLEDASFVKLKNVSISYRIPRRVAKFASIQLSVSAQDLFTITRYKGMDPEVYTSYDGLDYGAYPIPRTITFGAKIRF, encoded by the coding sequence ATGAAAGTGACAAGAAAAAGCAAATGGTTGTTAAGCATTCTGTTTGTGTTCCTTTTACCATCACATCTGTTTTCACAAGCAGCAAGTATGCCGATGGAAGCCCCGACAGAAGGAGAGCCGGTGACGGAAGTGCAAGAAGACGAAACCGATGAAGGCGGGAACAGAACCATAAAAGGAATTATTTATGACGAACAAGGAGAAACCATCATCGGCGCCTCTGTATTAATAAAAGGAGAAGAAACGACAGGGACGACGAGTGATATGGACGGCAAATTTACACTGAGTGTTCCCCAAGGAGCCACCCTCGTTATTTCTTATATCGGATATCATCCGCAGGAAATAAAAATAAGAAAAAGAACAGCCCTCCATGTCATACTGAAAGAAGACAATCAGCTACTAGAAGAGGTAGTGGTGGTAGGATACGGAACAGTCAAGAAAAGCGATTTGACGGGCTCCGTTTCCGGTGTGTCGACCAGGCAATTCAAGAACCAGCCGATAAAACGAGTGGAAAACATCCTTCAAGGCCGGACACCCGGTGTGGAAGTTACTGCGACAAGCGGTGTGCCCGGAGCAGGCATGAAAGTACGTGTACGCGGTACTACCTCTATCAATAAAAGTAGTGACCCGTTGTACGTGATAGACGGAATCATCTCTTCCAGCGGGCTGGACGGTATCAATCCGTCGGATATCCAATCGATGGAAGTTCTGAAAGACGCTTCATCCACCGCTATTTACGGTTCGCGAGGTTCAAACGGAGTTATTTTGATCACCACCAAAGGCGGTAGCGAAGGAAAAGCCAGTATTACGTTCGATGCTTCCGTAGGTCTTTCCACAGTGAGAAAACAATATGATTTACTGAACGCATATGAATATGCAACGGCACTGAATGATATACGCGGTTCATCTACGATTTCAGCAGAAGACCTCGAAGCCTACAAAAACGGGACAAAAGGAATCAATTGGGCTGACCTCATCACCCACACCGGTATCACGCAGGATTACAGGTTAAGCATCTCCGGCGGAAACGCCAAAGTGAAATATCTTATTTCCGGAAATATGCTGGATCAGGAAGCCGTCACTATCAGGACGGATTACAAACGTTATGGTATCCGGGCAAACATCGATGCTGATGTAAAACCCTGGCTGACTATCTCCGCCAAGATGAACGCCAGCAGTCTGCATAAGCATAACGACGGCGCCAACTGGTTTCATATCACCAACTTCTCCCCTACGATGGAAATGAAAGACTCGGAAACCGGCATATACAACAGAGACCCGTATAACATCGCCAACGGCTCGAATCCATACGGCGAGCTGATGGTTAACTACAGTGACAGTTACAGTTATAACCTCAATGCCAACCTGACCTTATTATTCAAGATAATGAAAGGGCTTACGTTCTCCGTACAAGGTGGATACGACTACGACCACAGCCCTTCCTATTCTTTCAAATCGAAATTGGAAGCTCCCGGTGCAATCAACAGCATGAACAACACCAGCAATATGCATAACTATTGGCAGAATACCAATAACCTGACCTGGCAAAGACAATTCGGTGACCACAACGTTACGGCAATGGCCGTATGGGAAATCAGCCGCTCATGGGATACGGGCTTGCAAGGTACCGGTTCGAATCTGAACAATGAGAGCGTAGGATATTGGAATATCGCCAATGCCGCCATAAGAAATGCAAGCAACTCGTACACAGAAGCGTCTCTTGCTTCAGGAATCATACGTGCCAACTATGACTACAAGAAACGGTATTTCATCACTGCCGCATTAAGAGCGGACGGCTCTTCCAAATTTCAAGGAAACAATAAATGGGGATATTTTCCATCCGCAGCAGTAGCTTGGGATATAGCAAAGGAGAAGTTCATGAGCAACCAACATATATTGGAACAATTGAAATTAAGAGGTAGTTTCGGTGTCACCGGTAATCAGGACATTGCCGCATACAGTACGCTGGGAATGTTATCGGGCGCAACTTACGGCTGGGGTACTTCCAATGCTTACACAGGGTATTGGGGTAACCAGTTCCCTACTCCCGATATCACTTGGGAAAAGACCTACCAATATGATTTGGGAGTAGATTTAAGCTTAGGCGGGTTCAACATTACATTCGATTGGTTCAAGAAAATAACCAAAGACCTGCTCTTCCAAAAACAAGTACCCAAATACAACGGTGGAGGTACGTATTGGGTGAATCAGGGTGAACTGAAGAACATGGGAGTTGAATTCTCGGTCAACACCTTCCCGGTGAAAGGAACGGTGACTTGGGAGACCGGTTTCAATGCCGCTTATGTGAAAAATGAAGTAACCGACCTTGCCGGCAGTGACTTCGTACTGACAGCCAACTATAGCGATTTGGGCGGCGCGATGCAAATTATGAAGCCCGGTTATCCGATGGGATCTTTCTATGTATATCAATGGAAAGGATTCGACGAGAAAGGCGCCAACCTTTATCAGAAAGCAGACGGCAGCCTGACTACCAGCCCTACTTCCGACGACTTGGTAGTAAAAGGACAGGCAAGCCCGAAATGGACAATGGGGTGGAACAACACAATCAGTTGGAAAAACTGGACTGTAAACATCTTCTTCAATGCCGCCACCGGATACAACCGCCTGAATATAAGCCGCTACACGGCCGCCTCAATGACCGGGAATTCACGTTTCGTCACGCTGCGGGATGCTTATTTCAAAGGTTGGGATCACGTAAGCAACAAAGCGGAAGCAGCTTATCCGAGCCTCACCAATACCGAAAGTAAGAATTACGCCAACTCGGATTTCTGGCTGGAAGACGCTTCTTTCGTCAAATTGAAGAACGTCAGCATTTCGTATCGCATTCCGAGACGGGTTGCCAAGTTTGCAAGCATACAATTATCCGTAAGCGCGCAAGACCTTTTTACAATCACCCGTTACAAAGGAATGGATCCGGAGGTTTATACCAGCTATGACGGTCTGGACTATGGTGCGTACCCCATCCCACGAACAATAACTTTTGGCGCCAAAATCAGATTTTAA
- a CDS encoding energy transducer TonB, which yields MKKIVFTLLILAFSFRLAAQIDYLEPVRSLSTYKGELGEYYRSVFSLLNTGFQKQPYARFTAIPSFSPEYAMSVEKKNGRYFLISNTLSRTYWQAEKGTVKVETKSVAISPSLYRSLGAIFHIVTEQIQDLDGSSAGLDGVVYYFSSTNEKGKERMGRKWSPEKGTLMERLVLVCQSAYMLSKGGNISEQTLAEEAASLLKALQQRSKEAPDAYKQPIYVGIYQVGPRSRALSGKRIEELAHFPDMTPEEYIAGQMVYPADLLEKNIPGFALCEFTIDKEGVILRPHIVRSTHPEFAEEALRIVKGMPKWAPALVEGKPTDSNYTLYIPFRPQNYRAK from the coding sequence ATGAAAAAGATTGTTTTCACTCTTCTGATTTTGGCTTTTTCTTTTCGCCTTGCGGCCCAGATAGACTATTTGGAGCCGGTGCGATCTCTCTCTACTTATAAAGGCGAGTTGGGTGAATATTATCGTAGTGTATTCTCTTTGTTAAATACAGGTTTTCAGAAACAGCCTTATGCGCGTTTTACAGCTATTCCTTCCTTTTCGCCCGAATATGCCATGTCGGTGGAAAAGAAGAACGGACGTTATTTTCTTATATCGAACACGCTGTCACGAACTTATTGGCAGGCGGAGAAAGGAACGGTGAAAGTGGAGACGAAATCAGTTGCCATCAGTCCGTCGCTTTATCGGTCTTTGGGAGCTATCTTTCATATAGTCACTGAGCAGATACAGGATTTGGATGGTTCCAGTGCTGGTTTGGATGGGGTTGTCTATTATTTTTCTTCCACCAATGAGAAAGGGAAAGAGCGGATGGGACGGAAGTGGTCTCCGGAAAAAGGAACTTTGATGGAGCGTCTTGTGTTGGTTTGCCAGTCGGCTTATATGTTGTCCAAAGGTGGGAATATATCGGAGCAGACTTTGGCAGAAGAAGCCGCTTCTCTGTTGAAGGCCCTGCAACAACGCAGCAAGGAAGCTCCCGATGCATATAAACAACCGATATATGTTGGAATTTATCAGGTAGGTCCCCGTTCGAGAGCGCTTTCCGGAAAACGGATAGAAGAGTTAGCTCATTTTCCGGACATGACTCCTGAAGAATATATTGCCGGACAGATGGTGTATCCGGCCGATTTATTGGAAAAGAATATTCCCGGATTTGCTTTGTGCGAGTTTACTATTGATAAAGAAGGAGTTATACTTCGTCCGCATATAGTACGGTCTACGCATCCGGAGTTTGCGGAAGAAGCTCTCCGCATTGTAAAAGGAATGCCGAAGTGGGCTCCAGCTCTTGTAGAAGGTAAACCGACAGATAGTAATTATACTCTTTATATTCCTTTTCGACCGCAGAATTATCGGGCGAAATAA
- a CDS encoding glycoside hydrolase family 43 protein, which translates to MTTQKIFFSLIIILFTIATGLNITGCQSIPQTNEAIFDFFEYQGEDVIFETPIDSIYEYRNPIICGFYPDPSICRKGEDYYMIHSSFSYYPGIPILHSRDLVHWEQIGHVLDRPSQLKLDNIRLSGGIYAPAISYNPANDTFYVVTTCVDGIGNFVVKTKDPQQGWSAPILLPEVGGIDPSLFFDEDGKAYLVHNDAPVGIPEYDGHRAIWIHNYDPGTDQTFGKKQVIVDGGVDKSKHPIWIEGPHLYKIKGKYYLMAAEGGTSVNHSEVIFTSDHVKGPYRPVSDNPILTQRDLPEDRANPITCTGHADLIETPDGQWFAIFLACRPYEGDLYHTGRETFLLPVTWKKGTPVIMEKGKAIPTVVRPENWKADVAGITPQTFTGNFRWRDDFNTDEKLALEWLFIRTPRENWWSIHEGKLHLTPAAFDIYTVGAPAFIGHRQQHTNFTVTTEMSFTPLNEQTFAGLVCYQNEKFNLIFGKTIREGKQVITVVRTDNGKQTTEGTFTLEDKRTDLPLYLRITGRGGKYSFALSFDKKKWQEVVNDLDATILSTHKAGGFTGTIIGMYTGK; encoded by the coding sequence ATGACGACACAAAAGATCTTCTTTTCTCTAATTATTATCCTGTTTACCATAGCTACCGGATTAAATATAACCGGATGCCAATCCATTCCCCAAACAAATGAAGCCATTTTCGACTTCTTCGAATATCAGGGAGAAGATGTTATTTTCGAAACACCGATTGATTCGATCTATGAATACCGGAATCCGATTATCTGTGGTTTTTACCCGGATCCCAGTATCTGCCGGAAAGGAGAAGACTATTACATGATACATTCCTCTTTCTCTTACTATCCGGGAATCCCAATCCTACATAGCCGTGACCTCGTACATTGGGAACAAATAGGACACGTACTCGACCGTCCCTCACAATTAAAACTCGACAACATCCGCCTAAGCGGAGGTATTTATGCACCAGCCATCAGCTATAATCCTGCTAATGACACTTTTTATGTGGTTACCACCTGCGTAGATGGCATCGGCAATTTTGTTGTAAAAACGAAAGACCCGCAACAAGGTTGGAGCGCCCCGATCCTTCTTCCTGAAGTTGGCGGAATCGATCCTTCCCTCTTCTTCGACGAAGATGGAAAAGCATATCTCGTTCATAATGACGCACCAGTAGGAATACCGGAATATGACGGGCATCGTGCCATCTGGATTCACAACTATGATCCGGGCACCGACCAGACATTCGGGAAAAAACAAGTCATCGTAGATGGAGGCGTAGACAAAAGCAAACATCCTATCTGGATAGAAGGACCCCATCTCTATAAAATCAAAGGAAAATATTATCTGATGGCTGCTGAAGGTGGCACATCCGTCAATCATTCAGAGGTTATTTTCACCTCCGACCATGTGAAAGGTCCCTACCGACCCGTATCCGACAATCCGATCTTAACGCAACGCGATCTCCCCGAAGACCGTGCCAATCCAATCACCTGCACAGGACATGCCGATCTTATTGAAACACCGGACGGACAATGGTTTGCCATATTCCTGGCTTGCCGCCCTTATGAAGGTGACTTATACCATACCGGACGTGAAACATTCCTGCTTCCGGTTACATGGAAAAAGGGAACACCTGTCATTATGGAAAAAGGGAAAGCAATTCCTACTGTTGTACGTCCCGAAAATTGGAAAGCTGATGTTGCCGGAATTACGCCACAAACATTTACAGGTAACTTTAGATGGAGAGATGACTTCAATACCGATGAGAAATTAGCTTTGGAATGGCTGTTCATCCGGACACCGCGAGAGAACTGGTGGAGTATTCACGAAGGCAAACTTCATCTGACTCCTGCCGCTTTTGATATTTATACTGTGGGCGCTCCCGCCTTTATTGGTCATCGTCAGCAACATACCAATTTCACTGTTACTACGGAAATGAGTTTCACTCCGCTCAATGAACAAACATTTGCCGGACTTGTCTGCTATCAGAATGAAAAATTCAATCTCATTTTTGGCAAAACAATCCGGGAAGGAAAACAAGTGATTACTGTAGTCCGTACTGACAATGGCAAACAGACAACTGAAGGTACATTTACACTAGAGGATAAACGAACCGACCTCCCTCTTTACCTTCGCATCACTGGACGCGGTGGAAAATACAGCTTCGCCCTATCCTTCGACAAGAAGAAATGGCAAGAAGTAGTCAACGATTTAGATGCCACCATCTTAAGCACCCATAAAGCAGGTGGGTTTACAGGAACTATTATCGGTATGTATACCGGAAAATGA
- the pulA gene encoding type I pullulanase — protein sequence MKIGINSIIGVTTVATVMSCSSAKKEYASFELYPVRTGSLTEMEYTPEATKFTLWSPTAEEVRLMLYDEGEGGHAYETVKMELGEDGTWATVVNKNLLNKFYTFNVKINDKWQGDTPGINAHAVGVNGKRAAIIDWKATNPEGWENDQRPPLKSPADMIIYEMHHRDFSVDSTSGIKNKGKFLALTEHGTMNSDKLLTGIDHLIELGVTHVHLLPSYDYASVDETKLDENQYNWGYDPLNYNVPDGSYSTDPYQPATRVKEFKQMVQALHKADIRVILDVVYNHTFNTAESNFERTVPGYFYRQKEDGTLANGSGCGNETASERPMMRKFMIESVLYWMKEYHIDGFRFDLMGVHDIETMNEIRKAVDEVDSTVCVYGEGWAAETPQYPADSLAMKKNVAYMPGIAVFSDEFRDGLCGSVWEKGKGAFLAGVPGGENSVKFGIVGAIEHPQVRYDSVNYSRQAWAGQPTQMISYVSCHDGLCLVDRLKASMPGATPEQLVRLDKLAQTVVFTSQGIPFIYAGEEVMRDKQGVDNSYKSPDAVNAIDWRRKTTNGDVFMYYKRLIDLRKSHPAFRMGDAEKVRKHLEFLPVEGQNLIAFRLKDHANGDSWEDIIVAFNSRMTPARLEVPVGKYTVVCKDGVIDVRGLGTQTGPEVIIPGQSALIMYK from the coding sequence ATGAAGATAGGAATTAATTCAATAATAGGAGTGACTACAGTGGCAACAGTGATGAGTTGTTCTTCTGCGAAAAAGGAATATGCTTCCTTCGAGTTGTATCCCGTCCGTACGGGAAGCCTTACGGAAATGGAATATACTCCGGAAGCTACGAAATTCACCCTTTGGTCACCGACAGCAGAAGAGGTGCGCCTGATGCTTTATGATGAAGGTGAAGGAGGCCATGCCTATGAAACTGTGAAGATGGAACTTGGAGAGGATGGAACTTGGGCAACTGTGGTTAACAAGAATTTGCTCAATAAGTTCTATACTTTCAATGTGAAAATCAATGATAAATGGCAAGGGGATACTCCGGGAATTAATGCTCACGCCGTTGGGGTGAACGGAAAACGTGCCGCTATTATCGATTGGAAAGCAACGAACCCGGAAGGATGGGAGAATGATCAACGTCCTCCGCTGAAATCTCCTGCCGATATGATTATCTACGAAATGCATCATCGTGATTTTTCGGTCGATTCTACTTCCGGAATAAAGAATAAAGGAAAGTTCCTTGCTTTAACCGAGCATGGAACGATGAATTCGGACAAATTGCTGACGGGAATCGACCATCTGATAGAGTTGGGTGTGACGCACGTGCATCTTCTTCCTTCCTATGATTATGCTTCCGTAGATGAAACGAAATTGGATGAAAATCAGTACAATTGGGGATATGACCCGTTGAACTACAATGTTCCGGACGGCTCATATTCAACAGATCCTTATCAACCCGCCACTCGCGTGAAAGAATTCAAGCAAATGGTACAGGCGTTGCATAAAGCCGACATCCGGGTGATTCTGGATGTGGTTTACAATCATACGTTTAATACGGCGGAGAGTAATTTTGAACGTACAGTACCCGGTTATTTTTATCGTCAGAAAGAAGACGGGACATTGGCGAACGGTTCGGGTTGTGGAAATGAAACGGCTAGTGAACGTCCTATGATGCGTAAGTTTATGATAGAATCCGTGCTTTACTGGATGAAGGAATATCATATCGATGGTTTTCGCTTCGATTTGATGGGAGTGCATGATATTGAAACGATGAACGAGATTCGGAAGGCAGTGGATGAAGTGGACTCTACTGTTTGTGTTTACGGAGAAGGATGGGCTGCTGAAACGCCTCAATATCCTGCTGATTCTTTGGCTATGAAAAAGAATGTGGCGTATATGCCCGGAATTGCAGTCTTCTCGGACGAGTTTCGTGACGGACTTTGCGGTTCTGTTTGGGAGAAAGGTAAGGGAGCTTTTCTTGCCGGAGTGCCGGGAGGGGAGAACAGTGTTAAGTTTGGTATTGTGGGAGCTATCGAACATCCGCAAGTACGCTATGATTCGGTGAATTACAGTCGGCAAGCCTGGGCCGGACAGCCTACCCAAATGATTAGCTACGTTTCCTGCCATGACGGTTTGTGCCTCGTTGATCGCTTGAAAGCAAGTATGCCGGGAGCTACTCCCGAGCAACTGGTTCGACTTGATAAGCTTGCGCAGACGGTAGTCTTCACTTCGCAAGGTATTCCTTTTATCTATGCAGGAGAAGAAGTGATGCGCGATAAACAAGGAGTGGACAATAGTTATAAGAGTCCGGATGCAGTCAATGCTATCGATTGGCGACGTAAAACGACGAACGGAGATGTTTTCATGTATTATAAGCGGCTCATAGATCTGCGTAAGTCCCATCCCGCTTTCCGTATGGGAGATGCGGAAAAGGTTCGGAAGCATCTGGAGTTTCTTCCGGTGGAAGGACAAAACCTGATTGCATTCCGCCTGAAGGATCATGCGAACGGGGATAGTTGGGAAGATATTATCGTGGCTTTTAATTCCCGTATGACTCCTGCGCGTTTGGAAGTGCCTGTTGGTAAATATACAGTGGTATGCAAAGATGGCGTGATAGATGTGCGTGGATTAGGTACGCAGACCGGACCGGAAGTAATTATTCCCGGACAGTCTGCATTGATTATGTACAAGTAG
- the ruvC gene encoding crossover junction endodeoxyribonuclease RuvC → MIQPVKEKIILGIDPGTTIMGYGVLRIKGTKPEMIAMGIIDLRKFANHYLKLRHIHERVLSIIESYLPDELAIEAPFFGKNVQSMLKLGRAQGVAMAAALSRDIPITEYAPLKIKMAITGNGQASKEQVADMLQRMLHFSKADMPTFMDATDGLAAAYCHFLQMGRPAVEKGYSSWKDFIAKNPDKVK, encoded by the coding sequence GTGATTCAACCGGTAAAAGAGAAGATAATTCTGGGGATAGACCCCGGTACGACAATCATGGGATATGGAGTGCTGAGAATAAAAGGAACCAAACCTGAAATGATTGCTATGGGGATTATCGACTTGCGTAAGTTTGCCAATCATTACTTGAAACTGCGCCATATCCATGAGCGGGTGCTGAGTATTATTGAAAGCTATTTGCCTGATGAACTGGCTATTGAAGCTCCTTTCTTCGGCAAAAATGTTCAGTCTATGTTGAAATTGGGACGTGCGCAAGGAGTGGCGATGGCAGCAGCGTTAAGTCGTGATATACCGATCACCGAATATGCCCCGTTGAAGATAAAGATGGCTATTACCGGAAACGGACAAGCATCGAAGGAGCAGGTGGCGGATATGTTGCAGAGAATGCTTCATTTCTCAAAAGCGGATATGCCCACCTTTATGGATGCGACCGACGGTCTGGCTGCCGCCTATTGTCATTTCCTGCAAATGGGACGGCCTGCCGTAGAGAAGGGATATAGTAGCTGGAAGGATTTTATAGCGAAGAATCCGGATAAAGTGAAGTAA